One region of Pseudomonas sp. B21-040 genomic DNA includes:
- the kdpC gene encoding potassium-transporting ATPase subunit KdpC has translation MTTMIRPALSLLVLMTLITGVAYPLVVTGVAQVAFPDQANGSLVRDADGKVRGSSLIAQDFVGDAWFHPRPSAGAFATVSSGASNLSPSNPALATRVIDEANKLLVPGQGPVPLALLTTSGSGLDPHLPPAAIAYQLARVAAARNLPVSTLQQLLDAHIEQPLVGPPVVNVLALNIALEKL, from the coding sequence ATGACCACAATGATACGTCCGGCCTTGAGCCTGCTGGTGCTGATGACCCTGATTACCGGCGTTGCCTACCCATTGGTTGTCACCGGCGTCGCGCAGGTCGCGTTCCCTGATCAAGCCAATGGCAGTCTGGTGCGCGATGCCGACGGCAAGGTCCGGGGTTCGTCGCTGATTGCCCAGGACTTTGTCGGTGACGCCTGGTTCCACCCGCGTCCATCGGCCGGTGCCTTTGCCACGGTGTCGAGCGGCGCCAGCAACCTGTCGCCGAGCAATCCGGCGCTGGCCACTCGGGTGATCGACGAGGCCAACAAGCTTCTGGTGCCAGGGCAGGGACCCGTACCGTTGGCCTTGCTGACCACCTCGGGCAGCGGCCTCGATCCGCACTTGCCACCGGCCGCGATTGCCTATCAACTGGCGCGAGTTGCCGCAGCGCGTAATCTGCCGGTGTCTACGCTGCAACAATTGTTGGACGCGCACATTGAACAGCCGTTGGTGGGGCCGCCGGTGGTGAATGTGTTGGCGCTGAATATTGCGCTGGAAAAGTTGTAA
- the kdpB gene encoding potassium-transporting ATPase subunit KdpB translates to MNMPATKAAAVKAPEQPKTAISALWRPALVQAFVKLDPRQLQRAPVMLVVELTAILTTVLCFIPDSSVPTFVAAQIALWLWFTVLFANFAEALAEGRGKARADSLKAGSEGLSARRKTSNGTFQVVPATNLRKGDVVRVEAGEMIPGDGEVIEGIAAVNEAAITGESAPVIRESGGDRSAVTGNTRLVSDWLLVKITANPGESTLDRMIALVEGAKRQKTPNEVALDILLIGLTLIFLLVVVTLQPFAHFANGSLPLVFLVALLVTLIPTTIGGLLSAIGIAGMDRLVRLNVIAKSGRAVEAAGDVHVLLLDKTGTITFGNRRCTAVHPAPGVNARELAEGALFASLADDTAEGKSIVEYLRGTQPQPEPATELLTAVPFSAETRLSGVDYQGRVYRKGAVDSLLAFLDLKRADLAAPLSREIDKIAQSGGTPLLVCADGKLLGVIHLKDVVKPGIRERFAELRKLGIRTVMVTGDNPLTAAAIAAEAGVDDVLAEATPEKKLARIRHEQNDGRLVAMCGDGANDAPALAQADVGMAMNDGTQAAREAANMVDLDSDPTKLLDVVQIGKELLVTRGALTTFSIANDVAKYFAILPALFASIYPQLGVLNVMHLTSPQSAILSAIVFNALIIVVLIPLALRGVRVQAASAAALLRRNLLIYGLGGIVVPFVGIKAIDMLLTALHLV, encoded by the coding sequence ATGAATATGCCCGCAACTAAAGCCGCTGCCGTCAAGGCGCCGGAACAACCGAAAACCGCAATCTCGGCCCTCTGGCGACCGGCGCTGGTGCAAGCCTTCGTCAAGCTCGACCCACGCCAATTGCAGCGTGCGCCGGTGATGCTGGTGGTCGAACTGACGGCCATCCTGACCACTGTGCTGTGCTTCATTCCCGACAGCAGCGTGCCGACCTTTGTCGCCGCGCAAATCGCCTTGTGGCTGTGGTTCACCGTGCTGTTCGCCAACTTCGCCGAAGCCTTGGCCGAAGGTCGCGGCAAGGCCCGCGCCGACAGCCTCAAGGCCGGCAGCGAAGGCTTGAGCGCCCGTCGTAAAACCAGCAATGGCACATTCCAGGTCGTGCCGGCCACGAATCTGCGCAAGGGCGATGTGGTGCGCGTCGAAGCGGGGGAAATGATCCCCGGTGACGGCGAGGTCATTGAAGGCATCGCGGCAGTCAACGAAGCGGCGATTACCGGTGAATCCGCACCGGTGATTCGTGAGTCCGGGGGCGACCGCTCGGCCGTCACCGGCAACACTCGCCTGGTGTCCGACTGGCTGCTGGTGAAGATCACCGCCAACCCCGGCGAGTCGACGCTGGACCGTATGATCGCGTTGGTCGAAGGCGCCAAACGCCAGAAGACACCCAACGAAGTCGCGCTCGATATTTTGCTGATCGGCCTGACCCTGATCTTTCTGCTGGTGGTCGTCACCCTGCAACCGTTCGCCCACTTTGCCAATGGCAGCCTGCCGCTGGTGTTCCTCGTGGCGTTATTGGTCACGCTGATCCCGACCACCATTGGCGGTTTGCTGTCCGCCATCGGCATCGCCGGGATGGACCGTCTGGTGCGCTTGAACGTGATCGCCAAGTCCGGTCGGGCCGTGGAAGCGGCGGGGGACGTGCACGTCCTGTTGCTGGACAAGACCGGCACCATCACCTTCGGCAACCGTCGTTGCACGGCGGTGCATCCGGCACCGGGTGTCAACGCCAGGGAACTGGCCGAGGGCGCGTTGTTCGCTTCGCTGGCCGATGACACGGCGGAAGGTAAATCCATCGTCGAGTACCTGCGCGGCACTCAGCCTCAACCTGAACCCGCCACCGAATTGCTGACGGCCGTACCGTTCAGCGCTGAAACCCGCTTGTCCGGTGTCGACTATCAGGGCCGTGTGTATCGCAAGGGCGCGGTGGATTCGCTGCTGGCGTTTCTCGACCTGAAGCGCGCCGACCTGGCCGCGCCGCTGTCCCGGGAAATCGACAAAATCGCGCAGAGCGGCGGCACCCCGTTGCTGGTCTGTGCCGACGGTAAATTGCTCGGCGTGATTCACCTCAAGGACGTGGTTAAACCCGGCATCCGTGAGCGTTTCGCCGAGCTGCGCAAACTGGGGATTCGCACGGTCATGGTGACCGGCGACAACCCGCTGACCGCCGCCGCGATTGCCGCCGAAGCGGGCGTCGATGACGTGTTGGCCGAAGCCACACCGGAGAAAAAACTCGCGCGCATTCGTCACGAGCAAAACGACGGTCGCCTGGTCGCCATGTGCGGCGACGGTGCCAACGACGCCCCTGCCCTGGCCCAGGCGGACGTTGGTATGGCGATGAACGACGGCACACAAGCGGCGCGCGAAGCGGCGAATATGGTCGACCTCGACAGCGACCCGACCAAGCTGCTGGACGTGGTGCAGATCGGCAAGGAATTGCTGGTGACGCGCGGTGCGCTGACGACGTTTTCCATTGCCAACGACGTGGCCAAATACTTCGCGATTTTGCCGGCGCTGTTTGCCTCGATCTATCCGCAACTGGGTGTGCTGAACGTCATGCACCTGACCAGTCCGCAGAGCGCGATTCTGTCGGCCATCGTATTCAACGCCCTGATCATCGTGGTGCTGATTCCTCTGGCATTGCGCGGCGTACGCGTGCAGGCGGCCAGTGCGGCGGCGTTGCTGCGACGCAATCTGCTGATTTATGGGCTGGGCGGGATCGTGGTGCCGTTCGTGGGCATCAAGGCGATCGACATGCTGCTGACGGCGTTGCATCTGGTTTGA
- the kdpA gene encoding potassium-transporting ATPase subunit KdpA — protein MHSYDYWLILAFFAVVLVPAPFLGRFYYKVMEGQRTWLTPILGPVERGCYRVAGVDPQVEQSWQKYTLALLAFNLAGFLLLFAILLFQDHLPLNPQNLPGQEWTLAFNTAISFMTNTNWQAYSGEASLSYLSQMAGLTVQNFVSAATGLAVLVALCRGIGRKSTKTLGNFWVDMTRATLYGLLPLCLLLALYLVWQCVPQTFAQYVNAVTMQGVDQVIPLGPAASQIAIKQLGTNGGGFFGVNSAHPFENPTAWSNLFEVGSIILIPVALVFTFGHYVKDLRQSRAIIACMLALFLIGGATSLWAEYQPNPALNNVAVEQTAPLEGKEARFGTTATVLWSVTTTAASNGSVNGMHDSLNPLSGMVALVNMMVGEVIFGGVGAGLYGMLLNVLIAVFLAGLMIGRTPEYLGKKLQAKEVQLLVVTLLVMPVGVLVLGAIAASLPGPVAAVSNPGPHGFSQLLYAYTSASANNGSAFGGFGANTPFHNLMLGLGMLIGRFGYILPVLALAGSLAMKKSAPIGPNSFPTHGPLFVTLLTVTILLVGGLTFLPTLALGPIAEHLSLGF, from the coding sequence ATGCACAGTTATGACTATTGGCTGATCCTCGCGTTTTTCGCGGTGGTATTGGTCCCGGCGCCGTTTCTGGGGCGCTTCTACTACAAGGTAATGGAAGGTCAGCGCACGTGGCTGACACCGATTCTCGGGCCGGTGGAGCGCGGCTGTTATCGCGTGGCCGGCGTTGATCCGCAGGTTGAACAGAGCTGGCAGAAATACACGCTGGCCTTGCTCGCCTTCAATCTTGCGGGCTTCTTGCTGTTGTTCGCGATCCTGTTGTTCCAGGATCACCTGCCGCTGAACCCGCAAAACCTGCCGGGTCAGGAGTGGACATTGGCGTTCAACACCGCCATCAGCTTCATGACCAACACCAACTGGCAGGCCTACAGCGGTGAAGCGTCCCTGAGCTACTTGAGTCAGATGGCCGGCCTCACCGTGCAGAACTTCGTCAGCGCCGCCACCGGCCTGGCGGTATTGGTTGCGCTGTGTCGCGGTATTGGTCGCAAGTCGACCAAGACCCTGGGCAACTTCTGGGTCGACATGACCCGCGCCACCCTCTACGGCTTGTTGCCGCTGTGCCTGCTGCTGGCGCTGTACCTGGTCTGGCAGTGCGTGCCGCAAACCTTCGCTCAGTACGTGAATGCCGTGACGATGCAAGGTGTCGATCAGGTGATCCCGCTCGGTCCCGCCGCCAGCCAGATTGCGATCAAGCAACTGGGCACCAACGGTGGCGGCTTCTTCGGCGTCAACTCGGCGCACCCGTTCGAGAACCCGACGGCGTGGAGCAACTTGTTCGAAGTGGGCTCGATCATCCTGATCCCGGTCGCGCTGGTATTCACCTTCGGCCACTACGTCAAAGACCTGCGTCAGAGCCGCGCGATCATCGCCTGCATGCTGGCCCTGTTCCTGATTGGCGGCGCGACTTCGCTGTGGGCCGAGTACCAACCTAACCCTGCGCTGAACAACGTCGCCGTCGAACAGACCGCGCCGCTGGAAGGCAAGGAAGCGCGTTTCGGCACCACCGCCACAGTGCTGTGGTCAGTGACCACCACGGCGGCGTCCAACGGTTCGGTCAACGGCATGCATGACAGCCTTAATCCGCTGAGCGGCATGGTCGCGCTGGTCAACATGATGGTCGGCGAAGTGATCTTCGGCGGTGTCGGCGCTGGCCTCTACGGCATGTTGCTGAACGTGTTGATCGCGGTGTTCCTCGCCGGCCTGATGATCGGGCGCACGCCGGAATACCTCGGCAAGAAACTGCAAGCCAAAGAAGTGCAGTTGCTGGTGGTGACGTTGCTGGTGATGCCGGTCGGCGTGCTGGTGCTCGGCGCGATTGCGGCGAGCTTGCCCGGTCCTGTCGCCGCCGTCAGCAACCCCGGTCCGCACGGTTTCAGCCAATTGCTTTACGCCTACACCTCGGCCAGCGCCAACAACGGTTCTGCGTTCGGTGGCTTCGGCGCCAACACCCCGTTCCACAACCTGATGCTGGGGCTTGGCATGTTGATCGGTCGCTTCGGTTACATCCTCCCGGTACTGGCCCTGGCCGGCAGCCTGGCGATGAAGAAATCCGCACCGATCGGCCCGAACAGCTTCCCGACCCATGGCCCGCTGTTTGTGACGTTGTTGACCGTGACCATTTTGCTCGTGGGTGGTTTGACCTTCTTGCCGACGTTGGCGCTGGGTCCGATTGCCGAACACTTGAGCTTGGGCTTCTGA
- the kdpF gene encoding K(+)-transporting ATPase subunit F has product MSVLDGVSLLLAVGLFIYLLVALLRADRN; this is encoded by the coding sequence ATGAGCGTTCTGGACGGAGTGTCACTGCTACTGGCAGTGGGGCTGTTCATTTATCTGTTGGTTGCGCTGTTGCGCGCGGACCGGAACTAG